DNA sequence from the Malus domestica chromosome 06, GDT2T_hap1 genome:
GTGCGCTTGGAGGATTTGCCGGAATATAATTCCTACCCGTGCAAATTTGATCAAGCGTCATCTGAAGGTTGATGATGGCTGTGTTCTATACGGTGCGAGGGGAGAATCTGCATTACACTTGATACGTGACTGCCCCTTCGCTGCCTGTGTTTGGATGGCTCTCCCTTGGGGTCTCCACCAAAAGGGCACGGAGTCACTGCCATGGATGATTGGGCCCTGCTGCTTGCCTCCTCCCTGAAGTAACctgatattttgatatttttctcATTATTTGGTGGGCGATTTGGGGGGCTAGGAACTTTATGCACTGGAACGGGCGAGTGGACGACCCTGGGCTGACCTCATCTCGAGCAATGAGCTGGTTATCTGAGTTTCACCATGCTCAGTGTTCCGGGCTTGCTCTCGATGCCTATACTCCCCAAACTGCGTTGCTGAATCATTCGACTGACATGTCCTTCATTGGGCTTGCCATCGAAGATGGCAAAGCTTTCATATCAAGGATCACTGGAGCTGCTTCTGCTCATGTTCGTCGTCAGGCTAATTAAATGGCTCACCGTCTTGCAAAGGTTGCGCTGCGTGAGACGATTTCTCGGTCATGGTTTGAGGAACCGCCTGATTTTCTGGTGGACCTCTTTGTAATTGAGACTTAAGGCTGTTTTGAGTGAGGGATGTTTTGAATCCTTTTGTTTGTGGTTGTAATGTTCCCACAACCTTGCTGTTTTTCTGAAATGAAGTTCTGTcgttgctattttttttttaaaaaagcaaTGAAAACTGGAGGCATTAATCATTGGGTGGAATTGCAGTGTTGATGTCAATATGTactttcttttcaaaaaaaaaaaaaaaacaaaaaaaaacatgtacacATTATGTGTGTTCCGGATATTGTAAATTATTTTGTGTTGTGCTACTAATGTTtcatctacttttttttttattcacatcTACATATTATCTTTCAGGAACtttaggtaggaacttgcatctaaaatctcatGTTGTTTGACAATTACATAAATAACATATAACTCGGTaaagtaaacacacaaaaatgacaaTTTTTATGACGTGCATGGTCAAAACAAAGTCTCTCTCTTGCACAATACATTAAAATATACCAGGACTATTACAATGTAAAACAATTACCACAAAACATCTTTAAGAATGCATAACGtctgtgattaaaaaaaaatttctcgcaTGCACGTAACATTGTGCAAAGAGACTAGTAACTTATAGGGTACCCTAATTTATAAGTTATAACCCTTTTCTTCGTGTGTCTCTTTATTATTCTTTAAAATTTCtcttttattaaatttataaGTTGCCACTCAATATTACGGTTTGatagtatttctcttcatttgaaagtgagaggttttaggttcgaatcttgtaGATGACAACTTCAATACCAAACTAGGCTGCTCATTATGTGACTTAACCAAACTTCTCATCCTCTTAATGTAGAAATTTCGATGTATTAAAAAATATCCGTGAGCTAGAAATAGGGAAACGAGTGTACCCAAAAAACGACAGCAGTCTTAAACGACATAAAAAATTCGAACTACAAATGCACGTGTTTCTCACGTGCTCCGTTCCTGACGCAAGAGGGTTTTTAGCTTCCGCTAAACCTCTGATCTAATTCCAGTTTCCAATCTGAGAAGACGAACTGACGAAAAAGGAGCGATTGCGTCGTGAATTCGTCGAATCGGAAGATGTGGTTCGCCGGCGGcgcgtttagggcttccacttCGACCGGAAGTGGTCTGATTACAACCGCCGCGGCGTTTGTAAGGCATTTCTCCCGGAGCCGCGCGGAGAATCTGAGGAAAATCAATCCAAAAGTGAGCTTCCCTGAGGCTAATTCTATCGCTCGTGATCTATACGATGTCGTCAAACAGCATGGACCTCTCACCATCCCCAATACTTGGGTTCAGGCTAAGGTTTATCACCCTTTCTGTGAAgagctgcttttttttttttttcccttttttttttcttttcatatataTGAATTTGATAAAGCTGAAAAATTTACTCTTCCCATTCGGGCATTTTCATTGTAATCGCTATGCCTAGTTTTGCGATGACATTTTATCAATTGGGGGTATGTCGAAAAACCGGATTTCAGTTTGTGTATTTGGTGTTTAGAGTCATGTAATCTAGCTTCAAGTGCTTCATATAGCTATGTTAATGCAGCAAGGAGTAGGCTTACTTGCCACTGGTTAGATTAGGATAACTTGAATTGCAATAATGAGACAGTACTGGTCACACTTTCCGTTACTTAGTTGTATCATTGGCTGGCTATACTTGCTAGTTAGTGTGACTGTTGTGGGCATTGAAGTTTGAAGTCTGCCATGCATCTTGTTGTGTGCGGTAGCATAGGAGGATGGTTATCTATCTGTTCATCATAATATGAACTTTTTAAATTTCTATTCAACAGTTTTAAGGGGATAGGAGATTGAGGGCTTTATAAGGTGAAGTTTCTACCAAAACCGGGTAAAAATTTCAGTTTGTAAGGTGAAGCTGCCATTTTAGAAGTAACTTGAACGGTTTATGTTCATACTAGCATTTAAGAATATAAATAGAACTGCTGAAACCACAGGGGGTGTAAGCTTCAGAACATAAAACACAGGGTCCCCGTTTTTATTATGCTATACCAAATATTAATTCACCACTTAAAGCTTTTAAACTTGAGATATTCTATTAGAAATGATAAAACCTATGTTGAGATTTATCATACTCCTAGATTTTATGTTTAACTTTTTGGTATTTGCGATACAGCAATGATAGTATTACAGTGCATTGACTTTTGATTTCGTCCTTATGCATACATATTCTTGTATTAGTTCACAAAACTTTTATGGTTTACCTCTTGCCTTAGACCGAGTTTTATAATGTGAGAAATCTAATGCATAACTGGtcattttgtatgtataaatcatttaagatgttttgaatgctACTATTCTGGTGATAGAATTAGAAAGCAACCATATCTAGATTTTGTTTTCTGATAACCGTTCCTTATCAAACTGAGGCGGTTTACACTGTAAGAGGTACCAGGAAACATGTTTTATGCATTCCTTTCATTTCAAGTTTTCAGTGGCTTTTCTTGTTATCACCCCTCCAGCAAAAAGAAAAGGACATATATTTCTTTCCTTATTCAAGataaaaggctttgttgggaaaaggctttgttgttgttgttgttgtattcaaGATAAAAGAATGTAGTGGAAACAGCCTCTTTGCAAAGCTAGGGTAACTTGCGTACAATCACCCCCCTGACCATCGCAAAATGGGGAGCCTTGTTGGCTTGGGGTCACCCTTTATTCAAGATTAAAGAATAAGTGTGGAATATAAAGATAATTGTCTGAATTTCCATGAGTTCATGTTTCTGAAAAAGGGTTTTATTTGCAAAATTCAGGAATTTGGTGTCAATGGATTGATGAGCAAAACACACATGAAGATAATGCTCAAATGGATGAGGGGAAGGAAGATGCTGAAGTTGTTCCCCAACCAAGTTGGTTCGACCAAAAAATTCTTGTTATGCACACTGCCTGAAGATGCTGAAGTTACTCAATTTAGAGAATCATCAGCAGTAAGGCTGCAACATAGGAAGCCTTCCATCAAGCGGAAGAAGCAAAAGAAATAGGTTTGTGACTCTGTCCAAGCCTTCACTTTCGGCTTGGAACCCTTGCTTAGTGTGTTCCATCGCAATTTCAGTTCTCCCTTTTGCTGTATGAATAAACTTTTCCCTTTCCTACTCGTGTTACTATCAATGGCTTTTCACTAATCTATGGTCGTTTTGAAAAGACTATTCTCTCAGTTTCGTCCCCTTTTCCGTTGGACTTGGTCAAGTAGTGATTACATTTGCTTGTATAATTTAGGTTGAcagattggatcgttgaaataaTGTTGATGGCGGTGTTGTTTTAATTCTAGCATGACTGAATTCAATATTTGTGTTACCATCAATCGCAAGGATTATAGAATGGATTACACAACCTGTTGGTGAAGTGAATGAGTAGAACGATTGCGTCCCATCGTGCGACTGATAAACCCCTTTTTATCATTGTTTTGTATCAAATATGATAGGGGGAGATTGACTAATTTTAATGGTTTGTCCCAATTTTTCCGAAAAAATTATTCAACGAACAAATTGAAAGTGACCTACAAGTTCATGGGCTATTTGGTAATTGCATCTTCGTGTAAGAGGTTTGTAAATTATGCAGCTAATAGTGTAGTATCTTGCACCTGGAATTTTGTATTCAAATCTCCCTCCTCGATTATCGCTCTTGTAGAAAAAGTATAAAAGATTAACAACACCGTGAGATTTTGAACTCGGAAGTTATTCCAACAAAATGAAGGTGTGACGGGACGAAATGGTCGTTGAATTATCTACATAAAAAACTGGATTGGTCTTTTGAAAACTAGTGCAATTGAGCATTTTCTATTGATGAATGCTTTTAGATTGTTAGTTGCAAAATTGCaatgaagatcaaattcatgaATAGTTGCAACTTCGATGGCGCCttatatggattgaaacaatcaccTTGGGCATGGTTTGGAAGGTTTCGGACGATCATGAGAAAATATGGGTTCAAACAGAGCAACTCCGATTATACATTGTTCATAAACATCGAATGGGTAGTTGATAGCACTGATTATTTATGTGGATGGTATGATTGTGACGAGCGACGATGTGGAAGAAATTTCAAGGTTGAAAGAATATGCGACTGAGTTCgaaatgaaagatcttgggggacttaaaatattttttggataTAGAAGTGGCTCAATCGAAACGAGGCATATTTTtgtctcaaaaaaaaaatgtcttggATTTGTTGGCAGAACCGTGTATCCTGATCAAATTCCAACAAATGCTATCAAAGGTTGGTTGGACACGCTTAATCTACCTATCACACATGAGACAAACTTGCCGTAAGTATTGTCAGCCAATTTATGCACCCTCCGAGTGAGGAACACATGAGTGTAGTTGGACGAATTCTCCGCTACCTGAAGTTGGCACCAAGTTGAGGCATCATGTTTTCTTAGAATGGACACCTTTAAGTGAATGGCTATattgatgctgattgggctggagatttagTGATCGGCTGTCTCATTCGGGATACTTTACCATTTGTGGGAGGTAAACTAGTAACCTGGCGGAGTAAAAAACAGAAGGTAGTGGCGTTGTCAAGCGCATAAGCGGACTATAGAGGTATGGCGAAAGGGGTATGTGAGTTATTTTGGCTTTGGAGGTTACTTATTGAGCTTGGGTACCTACCAACGCCTGCATCAGATCTGTTTTGTAATAATAAAGCCACTATTAATATTTCTTATAATCCAATCCAACATGACGGGATTAAACACATGGAGGTGGAGATATCCTTACCAAGGCTGTTGCGAGTCAAGCCTTCTACAACTCACTCTACAAGTTGGGCATCAACGACATTTGTgtaccaacttgagggggagtgtcaGTGAGTTGACTATTGTATGTAATAAGAGAGATTTGTTACTTGTTTGAGTCTGTGTAATTGGGGTAAATATTATGCTTCATATGGATTTTGAGTGATTGATTCTCTGCGTCATACTTGTTGGAGTTTTGAGCTCCTTTAAGTCCCACATCGGGGAACTCAAGGAAACTTGAGATCTTTATATTACTTTAGTCTCCTTTATTAGTGATTAGGTATTGGACCATTTGGAATGAGGGTTGAGACTTGGGCCACTAAttgtgtggattaggcttgaggattataccataatattaatataaattaatattaattaatcaagacaagggccttgggaaagagttttaattaatattaatctaatcaattagttttaatttcgaattaagtttttaattacaattaattaaaaatgctTTGATTAAACATTCaaagagagtaaacacacaaaacaaTTTGCTAAAATTCTATAATTCAGTGCGGGttgtagaattaggtagttgtatcctagtcgagcagacgttgtagaaccacaagcacaaaaGTGGGACGGAAat
Encoded proteins:
- the LOC103438681 gene encoding uncharacterized protein, coding for MWFAGGAFRASTSTGSGLITTAAAFVRHFSRSRAENLRKINPKVSFPEANSIARDLYDVVKQHGPLTIPNTWVQAKEFGVNGLMSKTHMKIMLKWMRGRKMLKLFPNQVGSTKKFLLCTLPEDAEVTQFRESSAVRLQHRKPSIKRKKQKK